Proteins found in one Arachis stenosperma cultivar V10309 chromosome 8, arast.V10309.gnm1.PFL2, whole genome shotgun sequence genomic segment:
- the LOC130943438 gene encoding reticulon-like protein B16: MSEYDAQLPTTVVADILLWKRWQLSVGVIVVATIAWFLVDWTSLPFLTICSDVLLILIVLLFLRANYAALRNKQPPTLPELVVSEEMVNNVAASFRVKINNLLLIAHDITIGKDFRIFFKVVGSLWLLSVIGSIFSFFTLAYVGTLLMFTVPVLYSKYGNYVDKCCGMINHQFSKHYRIVDESVFNRLPHNIPKDKES; encoded by the exons ATGTCTGAATACGACGCACAGCTTCCTACTACCGTTG TTGCTGATATTCTATTGTGGAAGCGATGGCAACTTTCTGTGGGTGTCATTGTTGTTGCAACAATTGCCTGGTTCCTGGTTGATTGGACCAGTTTACCCTTTTTAACCATTTGTTCAGATGTCTTGCTGATTTTGATTGTACTCTTGTTTCTGCGTGCTAACTATGCGGCCCTTAGAAATAA ACAACCACCAACGTTACCAGAGCTAGTAGTGTCAGAGGAGATGGTCAATAATGTAGCAGCTTCATTCCGGGTCAAGATCAACAATTTGCTCCTTATAGCACATGATATCACTATTGGAAAGGATTTCAGAATTTTTTTTAAG GTGGTGGGTTCTTTGTGGCTTTTGTCTGTCATTGGAAGCATATTCTCTTTCTTCACACTGGCATATGTTG GAACCCTCTTGATGTTTACTGTCCCGGTGTTGTATAGCAAGTACGGAAATTATGTAGATAAATGTTGTGGAATGATAAATCACCAGTTTTCGAAACATTACAGAATTGTAGATGAGAGTGTTTTCAATAGATTGCCCCATAACATACCCAAGGACAAAGAGTCTTGA
- the LOC130946665 gene encoding protein SMALL AUXIN UP-REGULATED RNA 12-like, translating to MSLSSGIGKCSKIRHIVWLRQMLRRWRNKAHNKSSWSKSQRTPSDVPAGHVAVCVGSNYTRFVVRATHLNHPVFKNLLFHAEQEYGFSNHGPLAIPCDEALFKEILRFICRSDSSSSRFVNLDDLQRYCHAGSIRTNLDFLPDSMPLLTNN from the coding sequence ATGTCATTATCATCCGGGATCGGAAAATGCAGCAAGATCCGCCACATAGTGTGGCTCCGGCAGATGCTGCGGCGGTGGCGCAACAAGGCCCACAATAAGTCGTCGTGGTCGAAGAGCCAGCGTACGCCCTCTGATGTCCCCGCAGGACACGTGGCGGTGTGCGTGGGCAGCAACTACACGAGATTCGTGGTGCGCGCTACCCACTTGAACCACCCGGTGTTCAAGAACCTTCTCTTCCACGCGGAGCAAGAGTACGGTTTCTCGAACCACGGTCCCCTCGCTATTCCATGCGACGAAGCCCTCTTCAAAGAGATCCTCCGCTTCATTTGCCGATCTGACTCATCGTCTTCCCGCTTCGTTAACCTCGATGACCTCCAGAGATACTGCCACGCTGGCAGCATCCGTACCAACCTGGACTTTTTGCCCGACTCCATGCCGTTACTCACTAACAACTAA